Proteins encoded by one window of Serratia nevei:
- the gstA gene encoding glutathione transferase GstA, whose protein sequence is MKLYFAPDACSLAPHIVLRELALPFTLIRVNNRSKRCADGEDFYRINPKGYVAALQLDDGNVITEGSAIVQYLADLRPERRLAPPPTAFERVRLQEWLNFITSEIHAGAAPLFNDALPDGAKALLRDKLRRRLGYIAQALAPQTYLLGTHFSVADAYLFTVLRWMARFEISLSEWPPLQHYVARIAERASVCAALEAEAASEEVK, encoded by the coding sequence ATGAAGCTGTATTTTGCTCCCGATGCCTGCTCGCTTGCCCCACATATCGTCCTGCGCGAATTAGCGCTCCCCTTCACCCTGATCAGGGTGAACAATCGCAGCAAGCGCTGCGCCGACGGTGAGGATTTCTATCGCATCAACCCCAAAGGTTACGTCGCCGCCCTGCAACTGGACGATGGCAATGTGATCACCGAAGGCTCCGCTATCGTTCAATACCTCGCCGACCTGCGCCCAGAGCGCCGGCTGGCGCCGCCACCGACGGCCTTTGAGCGGGTACGGCTGCAGGAATGGCTTAATTTCATCACCAGCGAGATCCATGCCGGCGCCGCCCCTTTATTCAATGACGCCCTGCCCGACGGCGCCAAGGCGTTGCTGCGCGACAAGTTGAGGCGGCGATTGGGTTATATCGCGCAAGCTTTGGCACCACAAACTTATCTGCTGGGAACGCATTTCAGCGTCGCAGACGCTTATCTGTTTACCGTGTTGCGCTGGATGGCGCGCTTCGAGATTTCGCTGAGCGAGTGGCCGCCGCTCCAGCATTATGTGGCGCGGATCGCAGAGCGAGCGTCGGTGTGCGCCGCTCTGGAAGCCGAGGCCGCGAGTGAGGAAGTCAAATAG
- the cydD gene encoding heme ABC transporter permease/ATP-binding protein CydD, producing MKKTRQQQLTRWLKTQSSLAQRWLRLSMLLGLFSGLLIVAQAWLLASLLHALIIEHTPREQLIPSFIWLAAAFALRALLSWLRERIGFLCGQVIRQRMRQQVLDKLQQLGPAWIQGKPAGSWASIIVEQIEDMQDYYSRYLPQMYLAVFIPLLILIAVFPINWAAGIILLATAPLIPLFMALVGMGAADANRRNFVALARLSGNFLDRLRGLDTLRLFDRAQAETAQIAKSSEDFRSRTMEVLRLAFLSSGVLEFFASISIAVVAVYFGFSYLGELNFGSYGLGVTLFSGFLVLILAPEFFQPLRDLGTFYHAKAQAIGAAEALETFLSAEGEQMGNGTRQLPADQPLTLQANALEILSPNGVLLAGPLSFTLQPQQRVALVGLSGAGKSSLLNLLLGFLPYRGSLTVNGIELRELSAETWRQQLSWVGQNPHLPAQTLRANILLGCPQADEAQLQQAVELAYVSELLPYLPQGLDTEVGDNAARLSVGQAQRVAVARALIGPRRLLLLDEPAASLDAHSEQRVMQALNAASHQQTTLLVTHQLEDTEDYDQIWVMDNGRIVQRGDYATLSAQPGLFATLIAHRRGEL from the coding sequence ATGAAAAAAACCAGACAGCAACAGTTAACCCGTTGGCTTAAAACCCAGAGTTCGTTAGCGCAGCGTTGGCTGCGCCTTTCCATGCTGTTGGGGCTGTTCAGCGGCCTGCTGATCGTGGCGCAGGCCTGGCTGCTGGCCAGCCTGCTGCACGCCCTGATCATCGAACATACCCCGCGCGAACAGCTGATCCCTTCGTTTATCTGGCTGGCCGCCGCGTTCGCGCTGCGGGCGCTGTTAAGCTGGCTGCGGGAACGGATTGGTTTCCTGTGTGGGCAGGTGATCCGCCAGCGCATGCGCCAACAGGTGCTGGATAAGCTGCAGCAGCTCGGCCCGGCCTGGATCCAGGGCAAACCGGCGGGCAGCTGGGCCAGCATCATCGTCGAACAGATCGAGGATATGCAGGACTATTACTCGCGCTATCTGCCGCAGATGTATCTGGCGGTTTTCATCCCGCTGCTGATTTTGATCGCCGTCTTCCCGATCAATTGGGCCGCGGGCATCATTCTGCTGGCAACCGCGCCGCTGATCCCGCTGTTTATGGCGCTGGTCGGCATGGGAGCCGCCGACGCCAACCGCCGCAACTTCGTGGCGCTGGCGCGCTTGAGCGGCAACTTCCTCGACCGCCTGCGCGGCCTGGACACCCTGCGGCTGTTCGACCGCGCGCAGGCCGAAACCGCGCAGATCGCCAAATCCTCCGAAGACTTCCGCAGCCGCACCATGGAAGTGCTGCGCCTGGCCTTCCTCTCTTCCGGCGTGCTGGAGTTCTTCGCCTCGATCTCCATCGCCGTGGTGGCGGTGTACTTCGGCTTTTCCTACCTCGGCGAACTCAACTTCGGCAGCTACGGCCTCGGCGTGACGCTGTTTTCCGGTTTTCTGGTGTTGATTCTGGCACCGGAGTTTTTCCAACCGCTGCGCGATCTCGGCACCTTCTACCATGCCAAAGCGCAGGCGATCGGCGCGGCGGAAGCGCTGGAAACCTTCCTCAGCGCCGAAGGCGAGCAGATGGGCAACGGCACGCGGCAACTGCCCGCCGATCAACCGCTGACGCTGCAGGCGAACGCGTTGGAAATCCTGTCGCCGAACGGCGTACTGCTGGCCGGGCCGCTGAGCTTCACCCTGCAACCGCAGCAGCGCGTGGCGCTGGTCGGGCTGAGCGGCGCCGGTAAAAGCTCGCTGCTGAATCTGCTGCTCGGCTTCCTGCCCTATCGCGGGTCGTTGACCGTCAACGGCATTGAGCTGCGTGAACTGTCCGCCGAAACCTGGCGCCAGCAGCTGAGCTGGGTCGGCCAGAACCCGCATCTGCCGGCGCAAACCCTGCGCGCCAATATTCTGCTGGGCTGCCCGCAGGCCGACGAAGCGCAGCTGCAGCAGGCGGTGGAACTCGCCTACGTCAGCGAACTGCTCCCTTATCTGCCGCAGGGGCTCGACACCGAAGTGGGCGACAACGCCGCTCGCCTGTCGGTCGGCCAGGCGCAGCGCGTGGCGGTCGCCCGGGCGCTGATCGGTCCGCGCCGCCTGCTGCTGCTGGATGAACCGGCCGCCAGCCTCGATGCCCACAGCGAACAGCGGGTGATGCAGGCGTTGAATGCCGCTTCGCATCAGCAAACCACCCTGCTGGTGACGCACCAGCTGGAAGATACCGAAGACTACGATCAGATTTGGGTGATGGATAACGGGCGCATCGTGCAACGGGGCGATTACGCCACCCTCAGCGCCCAACCGGGCCTGTTTGCCACTCTGATCGCCCATCGCCGCGGGGAGCTTTAA
- a CDS encoding LysR family transcriptional regulator produces the protein MHNLLHWRLLVAVADNGTITQAAAICGMTQSAASQAIAQLETMLSTRLLVRQPHNVVLTQSGQQIVAHARTMLEALRAIQQCAQQAGNAHAGKIRLASFPSAFSKLLPPLLRKFRRLYPDIELITLEGTDHEVESWLTSATADIGVVLNPAPERQCFPLGEDAWLAVVPSAYPLARARRPVALDALFRLPFILATGGCDLNAQSLAQQSGLALADIRATVSDWQTALTLVREGTGVALMPASVIPPDALGVCALPLVAPIYRRFGLACSSEAAARLPVQTLLSYLREQEQTLASR, from the coding sequence ATGCATAATCTTCTTCACTGGCGCCTGCTGGTTGCCGTCGCCGACAACGGCACCATCACTCAGGCTGCGGCGATCTGCGGTATGACGCAGTCTGCCGCCAGCCAGGCCATCGCTCAACTGGAGACAATGCTGAGCACCCGGCTTTTGGTGCGCCAACCGCACAATGTCGTCCTGACCCAAAGCGGCCAGCAGATCGTCGCCCATGCCCGCACGATGTTGGAAGCACTGCGGGCCATTCAGCAGTGTGCGCAACAAGCCGGCAACGCACACGCGGGCAAAATACGCCTGGCCAGTTTCCCGTCGGCATTCAGCAAGCTGTTGCCGCCGCTGCTGCGTAAATTTCGCCGTCTGTACCCCGACATTGAGCTGATTACGCTCGAGGGCACCGATCACGAAGTGGAGAGCTGGTTAACATCGGCGACGGCAGACATCGGCGTGGTGCTCAATCCGGCGCCGGAGCGGCAGTGCTTCCCTTTGGGAGAGGATGCCTGGCTGGCGGTCGTGCCCAGCGCGTATCCGCTGGCGCGAGCGCGGCGGCCGGTGGCGCTGGATGCCCTGTTCCGGCTGCCTTTTATCCTGGCGACCGGCGGGTGCGATCTCAATGCGCAAAGCTTGGCGCAGCAGTCGGGCCTGGCGCTGGCCGATATCCGCGCCACCGTCAGCGATTGGCAAACGGCATTGACGCTGGTCAGGGAAGGCACGGGCGTCGCGCTGATGCCCGCGTCCGTGATCCCGCCCGACGCGCTTGGGGTTTGCGCTCTGCCGCTCGTTGCGCCGATTTATCGCCGTTTCGGCCTCGCGTGCTCATCCGAGGCGGCGGCCCGGCTCCCCGTCCAAACCCTGCTGAGTTACCTGCGAGAACAGGAGCAAACTCTGGCCAGTCGCTGA
- the cydC gene encoding heme ABC transporter ATP-binding protein/permease CydC, with protein sequence MRVLLPFLALYRRHSLLISLGILLAIVTLLASIGLLALSGWFLAASSLAGLAGLLTFNYMLPAAGVRGAAIFRTAGRYAERVVSHDATFRVLSHLRVFTFSKILPLTPGGIARFRQAELLNRLVADVDTLDHLYLRVISPLISAAVVILVVTYGLSWLDPALALTLGGILLLLLLLVPPVFYRAGKPIGGQLTALRGQYRTDLTAWLQGQAELVVFGAVNDFRQTLNATEQRWQRRQWQQASLSGKAQALMILASGLTVTLLLWLTAAGIGGDTQPGALIALFVFAALASFEALMPVAGAFQHLGQVIASATRVKQIIDRQPEVTFPATGPAAADRAQLSLRQLSFTYPDQPQPVLRDVTLEVAAGEHIALLGRTGCGKSTLLQLLTRAWRTDGGNILLNGEPLEDYDETTLRRMTTVVSQRVHIFSDTLRENLRLAAPDADDASLSEVLQQVGLGKLLDSDGGLNAWLGEGGRQLSGGEQRRLGIARALLHPAPLLLLDEPTEGLDAETEQQILALLRRHCQGKTLILVTHRLYGLEHLDRICVIDDGRIVEQGDHATLMRRQGRYARFRNRISNLAP encoded by the coding sequence ATGCGCGTTTTGCTGCCGTTTTTGGCGTTGTATCGCCGCCATAGCCTGCTGATTAGCCTGGGCATCCTTTTGGCGATCGTCACTCTGCTGGCCAGCATCGGCCTGCTGGCACTCTCCGGCTGGTTCCTGGCCGCCTCGTCGCTGGCCGGATTGGCGGGCCTGTTGACCTTCAACTACATGCTGCCGGCCGCCGGCGTGCGCGGCGCGGCGATCTTCCGCACCGCCGGGCGCTATGCCGAGCGAGTCGTCAGCCACGACGCCACCTTCCGCGTACTGTCGCATCTGCGGGTGTTCACCTTCAGCAAGATCCTGCCGCTGACGCCGGGCGGCATCGCCCGCTTCCGCCAGGCCGAGCTGCTCAACCGCCTGGTGGCGGACGTGGACACGCTGGATCATCTTTATCTGCGGGTGATCTCGCCGTTGATCAGCGCGGCGGTGGTGATCCTGGTGGTCACCTACGGCCTGAGCTGGCTCGATCCTGCGCTCGCCCTGACGCTGGGCGGCATTCTGTTACTGTTGCTGCTGCTGGTGCCGCCGGTGTTTTATCGCGCCGGCAAGCCGATCGGCGGCCAGCTTACCGCCCTGCGCGGCCAATACCGAACCGACCTGACCGCCTGGCTGCAGGGGCAGGCCGAGCTGGTGGTGTTCGGTGCCGTCAACGACTTTCGCCAGACGCTGAACGCCACCGAACAGCGGTGGCAACGCCGCCAGTGGCAGCAGGCCTCGCTGAGCGGCAAGGCGCAGGCGTTGATGATCCTCGCCAGCGGGCTGACGGTGACGCTGCTGCTGTGGCTGACCGCCGCCGGCATCGGCGGCGATACCCAACCCGGCGCGCTGATCGCACTGTTCGTCTTCGCCGCGCTGGCGTCGTTCGAAGCGCTGATGCCGGTCGCCGGTGCCTTCCAGCATCTCGGCCAGGTGATCGCCTCCGCCACGCGGGTCAAACAGATCATCGATCGTCAGCCGGAGGTCACCTTCCCTGCCACCGGCCCGGCCGCCGCCGATCGCGCTCAGCTTAGCCTGCGGCAGCTGAGTTTCACCTACCCCGACCAGCCGCAACCGGTGCTGCGCGACGTCACGCTCGAGGTCGCGGCCGGCGAACACATCGCCTTGCTCGGCCGCACCGGCTGCGGCAAGTCCACCCTGCTGCAGCTGCTGACCCGCGCCTGGCGCACCGACGGCGGCAACATTCTGCTCAACGGCGAACCGCTGGAGGATTATGATGAAACCACGCTGCGTCGGATGACCACGGTCGTCAGCCAGCGGGTGCATATCTTCAGCGATACACTGCGGGAAAACCTGCGGCTGGCCGCGCCGGACGCCGACGACGCTAGCCTGAGCGAGGTACTGCAGCAGGTGGGGCTCGGCAAATTGCTGGACAGCGACGGCGGGCTGAACGCCTGGCTGGGCGAAGGCGGCCGGCAGCTGTCCGGCGGCGAACAGCGCCGTCTGGGCATCGCCCGCGCGCTGCTGCACCCAGCCCCGCTGCTGCTGCTCGACGAACCGACCGAAGGGCTGGACGCCGAAACCGAGCAGCAGATCCTGGCGCTGCTGCGCCGGCATTGTCAGGGAAAAACGCTGATCCTGGTGACGCACCGTCTGTACGGCCTGGAGCATCTCGACCGCATTTGCGTGATAGACGACGGCCGGATTGTCGAACAGGGCGATCACGCCACCCTGATGCGCCGGCAGGGCCGCTATGCCCGCTTTCGCAACCGTATCAGCAACCTGGCGCCGTAA
- the aat gene encoding leucyl/phenylalanyl-tRNA--protein transferase, producing MRIVKLSPQSLAFPSPEGALRDPNGLLAIGGDLTAPRLLAAYERGIFPWYSPGEAILWWSPDPRAVLFPTEFHLNRSLKRFLRHDPFRITLNHNFAAVIAACAHRPDEGTWIGPEVQRAYQHLHRLGYAHSVEVWQDDQLVGGMYGVAQGALFCGESMFSRVTNASKCALMAFCRHFAAYGGELIDCQVLNAHTARLGAREIPRRQFLQQLSTLQRRPLALACWEQQVISPQPVEPPSPVN from the coding sequence ATGCGCATCGTTAAACTTTCCCCCCAGTCGCTAGCGTTTCCCTCGCCTGAGGGCGCCCTGCGCGACCCTAACGGCCTGCTGGCTATCGGCGGCGACCTGACGGCGCCGCGGCTGCTGGCGGCCTACGAGCGCGGCATTTTCCCCTGGTATTCGCCGGGGGAAGCGATTCTGTGGTGGTCGCCCGATCCGCGTGCGGTGCTGTTCCCGACAGAGTTTCATCTCAACCGCAGCCTGAAACGCTTTTTGCGCCACGATCCGTTTCGCATCACGCTCAACCACAACTTCGCCGCGGTGATCGCCGCCTGCGCCCATCGGCCGGATGAAGGCACCTGGATCGGCCCGGAGGTACAGCGCGCCTATCAGCATCTGCACCGCCTCGGCTACGCGCACTCGGTGGAGGTATGGCAGGATGATCAACTGGTCGGCGGCATGTACGGCGTGGCGCAGGGCGCGTTGTTCTGCGGCGAATCGATGTTCAGCCGCGTCACCAACGCCTCAAAATGCGCATTGATGGCCTTTTGCCGCCATTTTGCCGCTTATGGCGGGGAATTGATTGACTGCCAGGTGCTGAACGCTCACACTGCCCGCCTTGGCGCGCGTGAAATTCCGCGCCGTCAATTTTTGCAGCAGCTCAGCACCCTTCAACGGCGGCCTTTGGCGCTGGCGTGCTGGGAGCAGCAAGTCATATCCCCACAGCCGGTTGAACCGCCCTCTCCAGTAAACTAA
- the infA gene encoding translation initiation factor IF-1: MAKEDNIEMQGTVLDTLPNTMFRVELENGHVVTAHISGKMRKNYIRILTGDKVTVELTPYDLSKGRIVFRSR; encoded by the coding sequence ATGGCCAAAGAAGACAATATTGAAATGCAGGGCACCGTTCTTGATACGCTGCCGAACACCATGTTCCGCGTTGAATTGGAAAACGGGCACGTGGTAACCGCACACATCTCCGGTAAAATGCGTAAAAACTATATCCGCATCCTGACGGGCGACAAAGTCACTGTAGAGCTGACCCCGTACGACCTGAGCAAAGGCCGCATTGTCTTCCGTAGCCGTTAA
- the lrp gene encoding leucine-responsive transcriptional regulator Lrp yields the protein MADNKKRPGKDLDRIDRNILNELQKDGRISNVELSKRVGLSPTPCLERVRRLERQGFIHGYTALLNPHYLDASLLVFVEITLNRGAPDVFEQFNSAVQKLEEIQECHLVSGDFDYLLKTRVPDMSAYRKLLGETLLRLPGVNDTRTYVVMEEVKQSNRLVIKTR from the coding sequence ATGGCAGACAACAAGAAACGCCCGGGTAAAGATCTTGACCGTATCGACCGCAACATCCTGAATGAGCTGCAGAAGGATGGGCGTATTTCGAACGTCGAGCTTTCGAAGCGCGTGGGGTTATCCCCGACACCATGTTTAGAACGCGTGCGCCGTCTCGAGCGCCAGGGTTTCATTCATGGCTATACCGCATTGCTCAACCCGCATTATCTGGATGCGTCCCTGCTGGTTTTCGTGGAGATCACGCTGAACCGCGGCGCGCCGGATGTGTTTGAGCAATTCAACTCGGCAGTGCAGAAGCTTGAAGAAATTCAGGAGTGTCATCTGGTTTCCGGCGATTTCGACTACCTGTTGAAAACCCGCGTACCGGACATGTCGGCTTACCGCAAACTGTTGGGTGAAACCTTGCTGCGTTTGCCGGGGGTCAACGACACCCGTACCTACGTAGTGATGGAAGAAGTGAAACAGAGTAACCGTCTGGTTATCAAAACACGGTAA
- the trxB gene encoding thioredoxin-disulfide reductase produces MGTAKHSKLLILGSGPAGYTAAVYAARANLSPVLITGMEQGGQLTTTTEVENWPGDAEGLTGPALMERMREHAEKFQTEIVFDHINSVDLQQRPFRLFGDSGEYSCDALIIATGASARYLGLPSEDAFKGKGVSACATCDGFFYRNQKVAVVGGGNTAVEEALYLSNIAAEVHLIHRRDSFRSEKILIDRLMEKVKSGNIVLHTDHTLDEVLGDEMGVTGVRIRSTKAENETRELELAGVFIAIGHSPNTGIFGGQLELENGYIKVQSGIHGNATQTTIPGVFAAGDVMDHIYRQAITSAGTGCMAALDAERYLDGIAGAEVC; encoded by the coding sequence ATGGGCACGGCTAAACATAGCAAATTACTGATTCTGGGCTCCGGCCCGGCCGGTTACACCGCCGCCGTTTACGCGGCGCGCGCCAACCTGAGCCCGGTGCTGATCACCGGTATGGAACAAGGCGGCCAGCTGACCACCACCACCGAAGTGGAAAACTGGCCGGGCGACGCCGAAGGCCTGACCGGCCCGGCGCTGATGGAGCGCATGCGCGAGCATGCGGAGAAGTTCCAGACTGAAATCGTCTTCGATCACATCAACAGCGTCGATCTGCAGCAGCGTCCGTTCCGCCTGTTCGGCGACAGCGGTGAATACAGCTGCGACGCGCTGATCATCGCAACCGGCGCCTCCGCCCGCTACCTTGGCCTGCCTTCCGAAGACGCGTTCAAGGGCAAAGGCGTTTCCGCCTGTGCGACCTGCGACGGTTTCTTCTACCGCAACCAGAAAGTCGCCGTGGTCGGCGGCGGCAACACCGCCGTTGAAGAAGCGCTGTACCTGTCCAATATCGCCGCCGAGGTTCACCTGATCCACCGCCGCGACAGCTTCCGTTCGGAGAAGATCCTGATCGACCGGCTGATGGAAAAAGTGAAAAGCGGCAATATCGTGCTGCACACCGACCATACGCTGGACGAAGTGCTGGGCGATGAAATGGGCGTGACCGGCGTGCGTATCCGCAGCACCAAAGCGGAAAACGAAACCCGCGAACTGGAACTGGCCGGCGTGTTCATCGCCATCGGCCACAGCCCGAACACCGGCATCTTCGGCGGCCAGCTGGAGCTGGAAAACGGCTACATCAAGGTGCAGTCCGGCATTCACGGCAATGCGACCCAAACCACCATCCCCGGCGTCTTCGCCGCAGGCGACGTGATGGATCACATTTACCGCCAGGCGATCACCTCCGCCGGCACCGGTTGCATGGCGGCGCTGGACGCAGAGCGTTACCTGGACGGCATCGCCGGCGCAGAAGTCTGCTAA